Below is a window of Candidatus Thiopontia autotrophica DNA.
CTCCTTCTCCGCCATTATTCTTATGAATAAATTCACTATAAAAGCTCCTGTTTTGGCAGTTATCACATTGTGGTTGCTGCTCTCTTCCAGGCTGGTATTAGCAGATGAGATTAGGGTTGCAGTTGCCAGTAACTTTGCCGACACGATAAGAGAGGTTGCAAAGGGGTTTGAAAACAACACTGGTCATAAGGTGAGTGTTATTTCAGGCTCTACAGGAAAACACTATGCCCAGATCATAAATGGCGCCCCATTTAATCTCTTCTTTGCTGCAGATGTTAGAAGGGCGAGGTTGCTCGAAGAGGAGGGGTTCATAGATGCTGGGAGCCGCTTCACCTATGCTCTGGGCAAACTTGTTCTCTGGAGTCCTGCTGCCGATTATATCGACCCTCATGGTAGAGTGATTACAGATGGTGGTTTTCGTTACCTTGCTGTTGCAAATCCCAGGCTTGCCCCATATGGGCGGGCAGCACGCGAGGTGCTTCAGGGGCGTGGAGTGTGGAGTAGCTTAAGGGGCAGGATGGTTCGTGGCGAAAATATTGGCCAGACCTTTCAGTTTGTCAGTAGCGGGAATGCTGAACTTGGGTTTGTCTCCTACTCACAGATAAAGCGGCCAGGCCAACCCATCAAGGGGTCATTCTGGGAGGTGCCGCAACCGCTCTACTCTTCTATTGAGCAACAGGCGGTGTTGTTGGATGATAATGATCCTGCACGCTCTTTTCTTGATTATGTGAAAAGTGATGAGGCTCTGGAGATTATTCGTGGATTTGGGTACGGTATACCTTGATGCTTAATGAATATGATCTATCTGCTCTTGTTGTTACCCTGAAGCTGGCGGGAATCAGTACGCTTATCCTTCTCCTGCTGGGAACACCACTTGCCTGGTGGATGGCACACACGCAATGGAGACTTAAGGCGGTACTAGAGGCGATCATTGCGCTCCCTCTGGTGTTGCCGCCTACGGTGCTTGGGTTCTATCTGTTGATTGCCCTGGGACCACATGGCCCTATTGGCGAAGCAATGGAGTGGCTTGGTGGTCAGCCACTGGCGTTTACATTTGCAGGGCTTGTGGTGGGTTCAGTTATCTACTCAATGCCATTCGTTGTACAGCCCTTGCAGAATGCATTCAGTGCAATAGGCTCACGTCCAATGGAGGTAGCAGCAACCTTGAGAGCATCTCCGTTGGACCGTTTCTTTACTGTAGCCATGCCTCTGGCCCGCTCTGGATTCCTGACTGCTGCAGTGCTCGGATTTGCCCATACAGTAGGAGAGTTCGGGGTGGTGTTGATGATTGGTGGCAACATACCGGGGGAGACCCAGGTGCTCTCTATTGCCATTTATGACCATGTTGAGGCGCTTGAGTATGGTCATGCACACCTGCTCTCTGGTGGATTGTTGCTGCTCTCATTCCTGATGCTGGTTGCAATTTATACCTTCAATCGTCGTTTCTCGTTAATGAGGCAGGTAGATTAATGACAATTGAGTGCAAATTAAGGATGGAGAGAGGTGGGTTTGTCCTTGATACGGATATGACTATACCTGGCAGAGGGATCACTGCGATCTTTGGCCCATCCGGATGTGGCAAGACTACGCTGTTACGAGTAATTGCTGGCCTGGAAAAAAATAGCAAGGGAGTTCTCAAGGTTGATGGTTCGATATGGCAGGATGACCACAGCTTTGTCCCGCCTCATCAGCGTCCAGTAGGGTACGTCTTTCAGGAGGCAAGTCTGTTTGCGCATCTGAGTGTGCAGGGTAATCTGGAATATGGCATTAGCCGTGTTCCTGTTGCGGAACGAAAGGTTTTGTTAGATCGCGCAATTGAGTTGTTGGATATAACGCCACTGCTTGAGCGCAAGACAACACAGCTTTCAGGTGGCGAACGCCAGCGGGTGGCTATTGCCAGAGCGTTGGCAGTTAGTCCAAAGATTTTGTTGATGGATGAACCTCTGTCGGCACTGGATATGCAGCGCAAAAGGGAGATCATGCCTTATCTTGAGTCACTGCATGACGAGCTTGATATTCCTGTTATCTATGTCAGCCACTCACCGGATGAAGTTGCACGCCTGGCAGATCACCTGATTTTGCTTGAGGATGGTGAAGTAAAGGGGAGTGGGGCCATTGGTGATATATTGACCAGGT
It encodes the following:
- the modA gene encoding molybdate ABC transporter substrate-binding protein yields the protein MNKFTIKAPVLAVITLWLLLSSRLVLADEIRVAVASNFADTIREVAKGFENNTGHKVSVISGSTGKHYAQIINGAPFNLFFAADVRRARLLEEEGFIDAGSRFTYALGKLVLWSPAADYIDPHGRVITDGGFRYLAVANPRLAPYGRAAREVLQGRGVWSSLRGRMVRGENIGQTFQFVSSGNAELGFVSYSQIKRPGQPIKGSFWEVPQPLYSSIEQQAVLLDDNDPARSFLDYVKSDEALEIIRGFGYGIP
- the modB gene encoding molybdate ABC transporter permease subunit, encoding MLNEYDLSALVVTLKLAGISTLILLLLGTPLAWWMAHTQWRLKAVLEAIIALPLVLPPTVLGFYLLIALGPHGPIGEAMEWLGGQPLAFTFAGLVVGSVIYSMPFVVQPLQNAFSAIGSRPMEVAATLRASPLDRFFTVAMPLARSGFLTAAVLGFAHTVGEFGVVLMIGGNIPGETQVLSIAIYDHVEALEYGHAHLLSGGLLLLSFLMLVAIYTFNRRFSLMRQVD
- the modC gene encoding molybdenum ABC transporter ATP-binding protein, producing MTIECKLRMERGGFVLDTDMTIPGRGITAIFGPSGCGKTTLLRVIAGLEKNSKGVLKVDGSIWQDDHSFVPPHQRPVGYVFQEASLFAHLSVQGNLEYGISRVPVAERKVLLDRAIELLDITPLLERKTTQLSGGERQRVAIARALAVSPKILLMDEPLSALDMQRKREIMPYLESLHDELDIPVIYVSHSPDEVARLADHLILLEDGEVKGSGAIGDILTRSDLPMAHGDDAASLIQARVAGHDDKFDLTYIDFPGGRFTVAHRSLPVGNPVRLRVAARDVSLTREHQSDTSILNIFPVTVAELTLEGSAQVMVRLMAGGVPMLSRITRKSADILELEQGKTIYAQVKSVALLS